The window CCCGTTGGGGCGGTAATTGTCTGCGGCGGCCAGGTTGTTGCAAGGGAACACAACAGAAAGGAAGCAGAGAATAACCCGGTTGCCCACGCTGAATTGCTTGCAATCATTGGTGCATCACGGAACCTCGGGCGATGGAGGCTTACGGACTGTACCCTCTATATCACGAAGGAACCCTGCCCGATGTGTGCCGGAGCGATAGTGAATGCAAGGATTGACCGGGTTGTCTTTGGTTGCATGGATGAAAAGGGCGGTGCAGGAGGTAGTATTTACAATATCCTTCAGGACGGGCGGCTCAATCATCGGGTTGAGGTGGTTTCAGGGTTGATGGCTGATAAGTCATCTGAGCTGCTGAAGGGCTTTTTCAGGAAGATGAGGTCCTC is drawn from bacterium BMS3Abin08 and contains these coding sequences:
- the tadA gene encoding tRNA-specific adenosine deaminase, yielding MELAVEEAAKAFDADEIPVGAVIVCGGQVVAREHNRKEAENNPVAHAELLAIIGASRNLGRWRLTDCTLYITKEPCPMCAGAIVNARIDRVVFGCMDEKGGAGGSIYNILQDGRLNHRVEVVSGLMADKSSELLKGFFRKMRSS